Within the Paenibacillus pabuli genome, the region GGGTGGAGATTTGGCCGGGTGCCATGACGCCTACCGAGATTGTAGCTGCCCATGAAGCAGGTGCTCGTGTGGTGAAATTATTTCCTATGGCGAGTCTGGGGCTGCCGTATTTGCGGGAGATCAAGGCGCCACTCAATCATATTCCGCTGCTTGCAACGGGTGGAGCTAATCTGGATAATATTACCGACTACTACGCTGCTGGTGCCGCGGCAGTTGGACTTGGCAGTGCACTTTTGCCGAGAGAGGCACTGAATGCGGGAGATCATGAACAGATTGCTGCATGTACACATGCATTTGTGGAAGCAGCGAGAGTCAAAAGGTAAGTGAACTCAATGAGCAATATGTACATTTGGGTATATATAAAAGATGTGGCTGTTTAACAGGGGGTTAATGGTATTGGCGTAGAATAGGGGTATGACAGATGCCGGAGAGGAGAAATGCACAGTGAAAGCCAGAACGATGATTGGTGGGGTTATTGCTGTTGCTGCCGTAACGGCAGGTGGCTTGTGGAAGGCGGCGGTGAAGAGCCAGACACCCAAAAAGATCCCCATAACGATTACCCCACCCATGCCTTTCGAAGATGTAACCTTTGAAAGTGGCGGAGGACGGGTTCACGGATGGTTTATTCCGGCTGGAGCCCACGTTCCCAAACCTTGGCCGCTTATCATTATCGCCCACGGCTGGGGTTCCAACCGATCACGTGTGCTCCGTTACGCACGTCCCATTTGGGAAGCAGGATATGCTCTCTTTATGTATGATGTTCGGAGTCATGGGGCCAGTGATCCGGTAAAAGCAGCGTCGGCCTATCTGTTCCGTGACGATCTGCTCTCGGCATTGCGCTACACTACCTCTCGGCCGGAGATCGATCCGGGTGCCATCGGTGTGCTTGGACATTCGCTTGGTGGTCTGGGAACGATCATGGCGGTAACGGAACATATTCCGGTATCGGCAGTCATCACGGATTCAATGCCATCCCAGTTTGAAGTGATCGTCAGTTCAGAGCTGAAACGTCGACGACTGCCGCTGTTCCCACTGGCTCAGTTGATTCCGCGAATCTGG harbors:
- a CDS encoding bifunctional 4-hydroxy-2-oxoglutarate aldolase/2-dehydro-3-deoxy-phosphogluconate aldolase → MNLTEVLLESRLVAIVRGISREAAITAGKGMTDGGIRLMEVTLNTPGAHEIIEDWRTRHEGQAYVGAGTVLNVQMAKEAVAAGAQFLVSPNVDLSVIEYAVEHGVEIWPGAMTPTEIVAAHEAGARVVKLFPMASLGLPYLREIKAPLNHIPLLATGGANLDNITDYYAAGAAAVGLGSALLPREALNAGDHEQIAACTHAFVEAARVKR
- a CDS encoding alpha/beta hydrolase, whose protein sequence is MKARTMIGGVIAVAAVTAGGLWKAAVKSQTPKKIPITITPPMPFEDVTFESGGGRVHGWFIPAGAHVPKPWPLIIIAHGWGSNRSRVLRYARPIWEAGYALFMYDVRSHGASDPVKAASAYLFRDDLLSALRYTTSRPEIDPGAIGVLGHSLGGLGTIMAVTEHIPVSAVITDSMPSQFEVIVSSELKRRRLPLFPLAQLIPRIWFWRLGESLKTYRQRDPVLLLNERRKGIQLPMLMVHSKGDNFIPPSELEYFMSKADPPVEHLWVNSGGHSCSEEDPVFWETVIPFLKNHVQVKAKTDDSDIASNKS